The Chitinophaga flava genome has a segment encoding these proteins:
- a CDS encoding ParM/StbA family protein, giving the protein MKVSTTCFPSVFETAFGNTENSSKDLLNGLKIKKDETWYLVGNLAKRGGINPGRITNAAPTEEDYEILFKAALLNTADKVQQPIALTMGFPFSTYNVYKTAAEQFLSKRHFLIDYDTQTFNTKGSFKKAMFDIEKYEIIPEIVGGIIGLKKTINEPQLDNFIAISIGFGTIEGGMATGDGLVHRTCFSSHGIRYAVNNLTRELNQKHYLEMKNEHQVDDAFMKGSIFTNRKRIDLREMRKGVLTQYYKEVVSPLMRSYFTDLDFESCEKIYLMGGGAYYKELTDAFQEEFRDFVPVEVAPEPEKLMSIGYLYNSLRISDNKPQRSVGLDLGNSSSIISTFDDEHQPIVNNPIPITL; this is encoded by the coding sequence ATGAAAGTATCTACCACCTGCTTCCCGAGCGTTTTTGAAACGGCATTTGGGAACACTGAAAATTCAAGCAAGGACCTACTCAACGGCTTGAAGATTAAAAAAGACGAAACCTGGTATCTGGTGGGCAATCTGGCCAAGAGAGGTGGAATCAATCCGGGAAGGATTACCAATGCAGCCCCTACCGAAGAAGACTATGAAATCCTGTTCAAAGCGGCCTTGCTCAATACAGCGGATAAAGTGCAACAGCCTATTGCACTCACTATGGGATTCCCTTTCTCTACCTACAATGTTTACAAAACAGCAGCAGAGCAGTTTTTAAGCAAAAGACATTTCCTGATCGACTATGATACACAGACTTTCAATACCAAAGGCTCCTTTAAAAAAGCCATGTTTGATATTGAGAAGTATGAGATCATCCCTGAAATTGTAGGGGGTATCATCGGGCTGAAAAAGACGATCAATGAACCACAATTGGACAATTTCATCGCGATCAGTATTGGCTTTGGTACGATAGAAGGAGGCATGGCTACTGGCGATGGCCTGGTACACCGTACCTGCTTCAGCTCTCACGGTATCCGTTATGCTGTCAATAACCTGACCCGTGAGCTGAACCAGAAACATTACCTGGAGATGAAAAACGAACACCAGGTGGATGATGCGTTTATGAAAGGGTCTATTTTCACCAACCGTAAGCGGATCGACCTGCGTGAGATGCGTAAAGGTGTACTGACACAGTACTACAAAGAAGTAGTTTCTCCGCTGATGCGCAGTTACTTTACCGATCTGGATTTTGAATCCTGCGAAAAAATCTACCTGATGGGTGGCGGTGCTTACTATAAAGAACTGACCGATGCCTTCCAGGAAGAATTCAGGGATTTTGTTCCGGTGGAAGTAGCACCTGAACCTGAAAAACTCATGAGTATTGGTTATCTTTACAATAGTCTTCGGATTTCGGACAACAAACCTCAACGGAGTGTAGGATTAGACCTTGGTAACTCCAGCTCTATCATTTCCACTTTCGATGACGAACATCAACCAATTGTAAACAATCCCATTCCCATCACCCTCTAA
- a CDS encoding bactofilin family protein, translated as MRSVRHFFRNIIVPGAFRIPKEVSVNGSIDATISGRIDGNVKGNVKTTGKLVVSETASIRGHIYASDLVVHGKVYGDVYISNKAHISNQAFVKGDVNAIVLELEEGAVVEGAIRKNVQPVPKTETPPVADHHHQVVGEAIPAPAAPAANQEEEEQTTSWF; from the coding sequence GTGAGAAGTGTGAGACATTTTTTCCGAAACATCATTGTACCGGGAGCATTTCGTATCCCTAAAGAAGTATCCGTAAACGGCAGCATTGACGCTACCATTTCGGGGCGGATAGATGGAAACGTTAAAGGCAACGTAAAAACTACCGGTAAGCTGGTAGTAAGCGAAACCGCCAGTATACGCGGGCATATTTATGCTTCCGACCTCGTTGTACATGGAAAAGTGTATGGAGACGTGTATATCAGTAACAAAGCTCACATCAGTAATCAGGCTTTTGTAAAGGGAGATGTGAATGCCATCGTTCTTGAACTGGAAGAAGGCGCCGTAGTAGAAGGCGCCATCCGTAAAAATGTGCAGCCAGTACCTAAGACGGAAACACCTCCTGTTGCAGACCATCACCATCAGGTGGTAGGCGAAGCAATCCCCGCTCCTGCTGCACCCGCAGCCAATCAAGAAGAAGAAGAACAGACCACCAGTTGGTTCTAA
- a CDS encoding DUF3820 family protein, whose amino-acid sequence MEMTQPNPEILQQLVTMKMPFGKYKDVVLCDLPVSYLEWFQRNGFPKGKLGMMLETMLVIKMNGLMHLLTPLKK is encoded by the coding sequence ATGGAGATGACACAACCCAACCCGGAGATATTGCAACAGCTGGTGACCATGAAGATGCCCTTTGGGAAGTATAAAGATGTGGTTTTGTGCGATCTGCCGGTCAGCTATCTGGAATGGTTTCAGCGTAACGGTTTTCCTAAGGGGAAGCTGGGTATGATGCTGGAAACAATGCTGGTCATAAAAATGAATGGCCTCATGCACCTGCTGACGCCATTGAAAAAATAA
- a CDS encoding DUF4136 domain-containing protein, with the protein MRTQIATLSRGLQRCWMLLGLLLLAACGTSVHMTGSWKDPSAQSGGYHNILVAGLSSNVSARGIVESKLAAQLQAHGVAAGKSTDLFPPNFDPKKEESIKTASGKIEAAGFNAVLTVSLINKESETRYVPGSVMYAPYPAYGWYGNFWGYYGYMYNSVYSPGYYTTDKIYFLESNLYDLNQNGKLVWSGQSETYNPNSLESFAAAYAKKVADALQNGGLLKR; encoded by the coding sequence ATGCGTACACAAATTGCAACTTTAAGCCGCGGCCTGCAGAGATGTTGGATGCTGCTGGGTTTGCTGCTGTTGGCAGCTTGCGGAACAAGCGTACACATGACTGGTAGCTGGAAGGATCCTTCTGCCCAGTCTGGTGGTTATCATAATATCCTGGTAGCGGGCCTGAGTTCCAACGTTTCCGCCCGTGGAATTGTGGAAAGCAAACTGGCTGCCCAGCTGCAGGCTCACGGGGTGGCAGCCGGTAAAAGCACAGACCTGTTTCCTCCTAACTTCGACCCTAAAAAAGAAGAGTCCATAAAAACAGCTTCAGGTAAAATTGAAGCGGCTGGTTTTAATGCGGTGCTGACTGTATCCCTCATTAATAAAGAATCTGAAACCCGGTATGTACCGGGCTCAGTGATGTATGCGCCTTATCCGGCATACGGCTGGTACGGCAATTTCTGGGGATACTACGGTTATATGTACAATTCAGTATATTCTCCGGGATACTATACCACCGACAAAATCTACTTCCTCGAAAGCAATCTGTACGACCTGAACCAGAACGGGAAACTGGTATGGTCTGGCCAGTCAGAAACCTACAACCCTAACAGCCTGGAATCCTTTGCTGCTGCGTATGCCAAAAAGGTGGCAGATGCGCTGCAGAACGGAGGTTTGTTGAAACGTTGA
- a CDS encoding response regulator — protein MYKNNGELKTLLLVDDDQDDQELFKLALAELNHPIHCFTAGNGQEALDQLCTRAYRPDLIFLDLNMPLMNGIVFLERIKDIEHLKDIPVIIYSTSDEPREMLTARSMGAVDYIIKPARFNELCKLLQVVLTRGATTTPFQQD, from the coding sequence ATGTATAAGAATAATGGAGAACTGAAAACACTGTTGTTGGTAGACGATGATCAGGATGACCAGGAGCTGTTTAAGTTGGCACTGGCAGAACTGAATCATCCGATACACTGTTTTACAGCAGGCAATGGCCAGGAAGCACTGGACCAGCTATGTACCCGTGCTTACCGCCCGGACCTGATTTTCCTGGACCTGAACATGCCATTGATGAATGGTATTGTGTTTCTGGAAAGAATCAAAGACATAGAACACCTGAAAGATATCCCGGTGATCATTTACAGCACCAGCGATGAACCCCGCGAGATGTTGACCGCCCGCTCTATGGGCGCGGTAGATTATATCATTAAACCCGCTCGTTTTAATGAGCTGTGTAAACTTTTACAGGTAGTGTTAACCAGGGGAGCAACGACGACCCCGTTTCAGCAAGACTAG
- a CDS encoding class I SAM-dependent methyltransferase → MKATATSKTAQYMALFRAMETTRSKTSRLFTDKYAHLFLPAGLRIAARLSHLRAFRSMAENIIHKRIPGAYTSGIARTRLIDELLEEAVRKGAKQVMILGAGFDTRGLRLPFLHNIPVIEIDHPNTAKYKLSRLSQLHIPKHIRYYQIDFNRQSLDQLSAQHHFDFSLPTAVIWEGVTNYLTAEAINSTFAFLQRFAVGSYVIFTYVHLDVLENPTSFIGAEKLLNDVANLEEKWTFGFEPEALSAYLKQYGFTLMKDLGADEYRALYLDGREKEEGYEFYRVAFACRQEA, encoded by the coding sequence ATGAAAGCTACCGCCACGAGTAAAACAGCCCAGTATATGGCGTTATTCCGTGCAATGGAAACAACCCGTTCCAAAACCAGCAGATTATTCACTGATAAATATGCGCATCTTTTTCTGCCTGCAGGATTAAGGATAGCAGCCAGATTAAGCCACCTGCGGGCTTTTCGCAGTATGGCTGAAAATATTATTCATAAAAGAATTCCCGGCGCCTATACTTCCGGTATCGCCCGTACCCGGCTTATCGACGAACTGCTGGAAGAAGCTGTCCGCAAAGGAGCAAAGCAGGTAATGATACTGGGAGCAGGATTCGATACCCGTGGCCTGCGACTACCTTTTCTACACAATATTCCGGTAATAGAGATTGATCATCCCAATACGGCAAAATATAAGCTGTCGAGATTGAGCCAGCTGCATATACCCAAACATATCCGGTATTACCAGATTGACTTCAACCGCCAGAGCCTCGACCAGCTGAGTGCACAACATCATTTCGACTTTTCATTGCCTACTGCGGTAATTTGGGAAGGGGTGACCAACTATCTCACCGCTGAAGCCATCAACAGCACGTTTGCCTTTCTGCAACGTTTTGCGGTTGGCTCCTATGTGATATTTACCTACGTCCACCTGGATGTGCTGGAAAACCCAACCTCCTTTATAGGGGCGGAAAAACTATTGAATGATGTGGCCAACCTGGAAGAGAAATGGACTTTTGGTTTTGAGCCGGAAGCGCTCAGTGCTTATTTAAAACAGTATGGCTTTACATTGATGAAAGACCTGGGAGCAGATGAATACCGGGCACTTTATCTGGATGGAAGAGAAAAGGAGGAAGGATATGAATTCTATCGGGTGGCCTTTGCCTGCCGGCAGGAGGCCTAG
- a CDS encoding serine hydrolase domain-containing protein, translating into MKALLVMLLTVLLFCGHTQGQRIQRINNTTISADSLTTRIRQLIDTAQVTGMTVSVFNKNKPVYVRAFGFADKTKGIPMDTSTIFWACSYSKAVFAYCVMKLAERHVIDLDTPLVRYLPKPLPDYVFTKKTRGYQDIRNDKRYECITARMCLDHTTGFPNYRGFELDGKLHIKSDPGTLYGYSGEGLYLLQFVLEQLTGKNYETIAQEEVFKPLGMDRSSYIWQEAFNDRHCQGHDSLQHPYEFDQRTSPHAAGSLYTSITDWDRFITAMLTGEGLSSKSITEMRRPQIAVLSKKQFGNDAWVYDKTPATTTIFYGLGIGLLKTPYGTAFFKEGHSEGWGHYTIAFPDKQIAIAIMTNSDNGESIFRELLATAIGDVYTPWEWENYIPYDHISLK; encoded by the coding sequence ATGAAAGCACTACTCGTTATGCTGCTGACTGTCCTCCTGTTCTGCGGCCATACACAAGGACAACGTATCCAGCGTATCAACAATACTACCATCTCCGCAGACTCCCTTACCACCCGAATCCGGCAGCTCATAGACACCGCGCAGGTGACCGGCATGACTGTATCCGTCTTTAATAAAAACAAACCGGTATATGTCAGGGCCTTTGGTTTTGCAGATAAAACCAAAGGCATCCCAATGGATACCAGCACCATATTCTGGGCCTGTTCCTATAGCAAGGCTGTATTTGCCTATTGCGTGATGAAACTCGCTGAACGGCATGTCATTGATCTGGATACACCACTGGTGAGATATCTTCCTAAACCTTTACCTGATTATGTCTTCACCAAAAAAACAAGAGGATATCAGGATATCCGCAATGATAAAAGATACGAGTGTATCACTGCCCGCATGTGTCTCGATCATACTACCGGCTTTCCCAATTACCGCGGTTTTGAACTGGATGGAAAACTGCACATCAAATCAGATCCCGGCACCCTCTATGGTTATTCCGGTGAAGGGCTCTATCTGCTGCAGTTTGTACTGGAACAGCTCACAGGCAAAAACTATGAGACCATCGCACAGGAGGAAGTATTTAAGCCATTGGGAATGGACCGCAGCAGTTATATCTGGCAGGAGGCCTTTAATGACAGGCATTGCCAGGGACACGACAGTCTGCAACATCCATACGAGTTTGATCAGCGGACCAGCCCGCACGCTGCAGGCTCCCTGTATACCAGCATCACCGACTGGGACCGCTTTATTACTGCTATGCTCACCGGCGAAGGCCTGAGCAGCAAAAGCATAACGGAAATGCGCCGGCCGCAGATAGCAGTACTATCCAAAAAACAATTTGGCAACGACGCCTGGGTATATGATAAAACACCTGCTACTACCACCATCTTTTACGGCCTTGGCATCGGCTTGCTCAAAACGCCATATGGGACCGCATTCTTTAAGGAAGGCCATAGCGAAGGATGGGGGCATTATACCATCGCTTTTCCGGATAAACAGATCGCTATCGCCATCATGACCAATAGCGACAACGGGGAAAGTATTTTCAGGGAGCTGCTGGCCACCGCTATCGGTGACGTGTATACGCCATGGGAATGGGAGAACTATATACCCTATGATCACATCTCCCTGAAATAA
- a CDS encoding Lrp/AsnC ligand binding domain-containing protein, with translation MSHSLNIDKLDLQIISEMSTDAGISYAELGKKLFVSGGTIHVRIKKLHEMGVIKGTRLQVNLRAIGYDVLAFIGIYLEKSSLYESVAKQLLKIPQVVRLNYTTGAYSMFAEIICKDSAELRKILQDDLQHIKGIERTETIISLEESFSRPINVSEVL, from the coding sequence ATGAGCCACTCTTTAAATATTGACAAATTAGATTTGCAAATCATTTCGGAAATGTCAACTGATGCCGGCATCTCCTATGCAGAGCTGGGGAAAAAACTATTTGTTTCCGGGGGTACTATCCATGTACGTATCAAAAAGCTGCATGAAATGGGCGTTATCAAAGGTACCCGCCTGCAGGTGAATCTTCGGGCAATTGGTTACGACGTACTGGCTTTCATTGGCATTTACCTCGAGAAAAGTTCGCTGTATGAAAGTGTAGCCAAACAGTTACTGAAGATACCGCAGGTAGTACGGTTAAACTATACCACCGGCGCCTACAGTATGTTTGCAGAAATCATCTGTAAAGACAGCGCAGAACTGCGTAAGATCCTGCAGGATGATCTGCAGCATATCAAAGGGATAGAACGTACTGAAACCATTATTTCCCTGGAAGAAAGCTTCTCCCGGCCGATCAACGTCAGCGAGGTGCTTTAA
- a CDS encoding THUMP domain-containing class I SAM-dependent RNA methyltransferase: MTSLYTKKALVTITCHKWLAPYLEQEVNELGFKVEETFVTGVRLFASINECIRLNLNLRCASQVLYSLRKFDARDADEIYARVNAIPWETLLHPDGYFSITSNVQNDTIKNSMFANLRVKDAVIDRMRDKTGSRPSTGAELSGAVIHLFWKNEEAEIFIDTSGDSLGRHGYRKIPGRAPMLEALAASTILATRWDRKAPFINPMCGSGTVAIEAALIATNSRPGLFRTNYAFMHLQGYDENVYHEERGRLEKQIVEVPDLRIIATDLSPQAVENARKNARAAGVADMITFSVCDFAATPVPPDAGGVVFMNPEYGLRLGEITELEETYSRIGDFMKQKCGGYHGYIFTGNLDLAKKIGLKAKRRIEFYNSTLDCRLLEYELYAGTRDTRKLGTS; this comes from the coding sequence ATGACGTCTTTATACACGAAGAAAGCTCTGGTAACCATCACCTGCCATAAGTGGCTGGCGCCTTACCTGGAGCAGGAAGTAAACGAACTGGGTTTTAAGGTTGAAGAAACTTTTGTAACGGGTGTGCGCCTGTTTGCCTCTATCAATGAATGTATCCGGCTTAATCTGAACCTGCGCTGTGCCAGCCAGGTTTTATACAGCCTCCGGAAATTTGACGCCCGGGATGCCGACGAAATCTATGCGCGGGTCAATGCAATTCCCTGGGAAACACTTCTGCATCCGGATGGTTATTTCTCCATTACCAGCAACGTACAGAACGATACCATTAAAAACAGCATGTTCGCCAACCTGCGTGTGAAAGATGCGGTAATAGACCGTATGCGCGATAAAACCGGCTCAAGACCGTCTACTGGTGCTGAGCTGAGCGGTGCTGTCATTCATCTTTTCTGGAAAAATGAAGAGGCAGAAATATTTATAGATACCTCCGGCGATTCTCTGGGCCGTCATGGCTACCGTAAAATACCCGGACGGGCGCCCATGCTGGAAGCCCTGGCTGCCTCCACCATCCTGGCCACCCGCTGGGACCGCAAAGCGCCTTTTATTAACCCGATGTGTGGCTCCGGTACCGTGGCCATTGAAGCAGCCCTGATTGCCACCAACAGCCGTCCTGGTCTTTTCCGCACCAATTACGCTTTTATGCACCTGCAAGGCTACGATGAAAACGTTTACCACGAGGAGAGGGGCCGGTTGGAAAAACAAATAGTGGAAGTGCCCGACCTGCGCATCATTGCTACAGACCTGAGCCCTCAGGCCGTAGAGAATGCCCGTAAAAATGCCAGAGCTGCCGGAGTAGCCGATATGATCACTTTCTCCGTCTGCGATTTTGCCGCCACTCCTGTACCACCGGATGCCGGTGGCGTGGTATTCATGAACCCCGAATATGGTCTGCGCCTCGGAGAAATCACCGAGCTGGAAGAAACGTATAGCCGTATTGGTGACTTCATGAAACAAAAATGCGGAGGCTACCACGGTTACATTTTTACCGGTAACCTCGACCTGGCAAAGAAAATAGGCCTTAAAGCCAAACGCAGGATTGAATTCTACAATAGTACCCTCGATTGCCGTCTCCTTGAATACGAACTGTATGCCGGTACCCGCGATACCCGCAAACTGGGCACCAGTTAA
- the map gene encoding type I methionyl aminopeptidase → MSITSESDLQGMKRVSEAVATTLKEMRYYARPGMSAREVDEYGGEILKKLGAKSAPRLTYGFPGWTCISVNNEIAHGIPSATKILQEGDLVNIDVSAELDGYWSDNGGSFVLGQDLHQHQPLVDASRTILYKALHSIKGGVKIADIGKLIENEAGRAGFTVIRNLAGHGVGRSLHEAPEDILNCYERRNKERFRKNSVVAVETFISTRSNYANQAQDGWTLIGNRGGFVAQHEHTIVITDGDPVILTAANEI, encoded by the coding sequence ATGTCTATTACATCAGAATCGGATTTACAGGGAATGAAAAGAGTGAGCGAGGCAGTAGCCACTACTTTAAAGGAAATGAGGTACTATGCGAGGCCGGGAATGTCTGCAAGAGAAGTGGATGAGTATGGTGGTGAAATATTAAAAAAGCTGGGCGCAAAGTCAGCTCCCAGGCTCACATACGGTTTTCCGGGCTGGACCTGTATCAGTGTAAATAATGAGATCGCACATGGTATCCCTTCTGCAACAAAGATCCTGCAGGAAGGAGACCTGGTAAATATCGACGTGTCTGCAGAGTTGGATGGTTATTGGTCAGATAACGGTGGCTCCTTTGTACTGGGACAGGACCTGCATCAGCATCAGCCACTGGTGGATGCTTCCCGTACTATCCTTTACAAAGCCCTTCACAGCATAAAAGGCGGCGTGAAGATCGCTGACATCGGCAAACTGATCGAAAACGAAGCCGGACGCGCCGGCTTTACCGTGATCCGTAATCTCGCAGGGCATGGTGTAGGAAGAAGCCTGCACGAAGCACCCGAAGATATCCTGAACTGCTACGAACGCCGTAATAAGGAGCGTTTCCGCAAAAACAGCGTGGTGGCTGTAGAAACATTTATTTCTACCCGCTCCAACTATGCCAACCAGGCTCAGGACGGCTGGACACTGATCGGTAATAGAGGCGGTTTTGTGGCCCAGCATGAACATACCATCGTCATTACAGATGGTGACCCCGTTATTCTCACAGCTGCCAATGAAATTTAG
- a CDS encoding RNA 2'-phosphotransferase, producing the protein MNPNRIKNISKFLSLILRHSPEIIGLKLDANGWADVQELMAKAGRKGQQFTLEELSIVVAENDKQRFAFNEDKTRIRANQGHSINVSLDLEAAEPPEYLYHGTVGKFMSSIRTEGLLKMSRHHVHLSELKATAQAVGSRRGLPVILTVRSGSMHRDGVKFYKSANNVWLTDHVPAKYIDF; encoded by the coding sequence ATGAACCCGAATAGAATCAAAAATATCAGCAAATTTCTTAGTCTCATACTCCGGCATAGCCCGGAAATCATTGGTCTTAAGCTCGATGCCAACGGATGGGCCGATGTACAGGAACTGATGGCCAAAGCTGGCCGAAAAGGACAACAATTTACACTGGAAGAATTATCCATTGTAGTGGCAGAAAATGACAAACAACGGTTTGCCTTCAACGAAGATAAAACCCGTATCCGGGCCAACCAGGGACATTCTATCAACGTGTCACTGGACCTGGAAGCTGCTGAGCCACCGGAATATCTTTACCATGGCACTGTCGGTAAATTTATGTCATCTATCAGGACGGAAGGGCTGTTGAAGATGAGCCGTCATCATGTACACCTGTCTGAATTAAAGGCAACAGCCCAGGCTGTAGGCTCCCGGCGCGGCCTGCCGGTAATATTAACCGTACGCAGTGGCAGCATGCACCGCGACGGCGTGAAGTTCTACAAGTCAGCAAACAATGTTTGGTTAACAGATCACGTACCAGCAAAGTACATTGATTTCTGA
- a CDS encoding NADAR family protein yields the protein MLYDNQWLIKKYKANEKIKYLFFWGHKVSPDGRVTQSCLSQWWTAPFEENGIVYPTAEHWMMAGKARLFKDEAVLEKILKAGSPAAAKKLGRQVHRFDPVIWDQQKSVIVAAGNLLKFSQHADLKTFLLNTKDRVLVEASPVDAIWGIGMKADHEHIENPLRWRGQNLLGYALMEVRDKLS from the coding sequence ATGCTATACGATAATCAATGGCTGATCAAAAAATATAAAGCAAACGAAAAAATAAAATACCTTTTTTTCTGGGGACATAAGGTTTCGCCGGATGGCCGTGTCACACAAAGCTGCCTGAGTCAGTGGTGGACAGCGCCTTTCGAAGAAAACGGCATCGTGTATCCCACCGCCGAACACTGGATGATGGCCGGGAAAGCCCGTTTATTTAAAGACGAGGCTGTACTGGAGAAAATATTGAAAGCCGGTTCTCCCGCCGCCGCCAAAAAGCTCGGCAGGCAGGTGCACCGTTTCGACCCTGTGATATGGGATCAGCAAAAATCAGTTATTGTAGCTGCTGGTAACCTGCTGAAGTTTTCCCAACATGCCGACCTGAAAACATTTTTATTGAACACGAAAGACCGTGTACTGGTAGAAGCCAGCCCTGTAGATGCTATCTGGGGCATAGGCATGAAAGCCGATCACGAACATATCGAAAATCCCTTGCGATGGAGAGGACAAAACCTGTTGGGTTATGCGTTGATGGAAGTAAGGGACAAATTATCATAA
- a CDS encoding TIGR02452 family protein, which yields MKKQERAGIAWETVDILNNGSYTNPGGKEVVIKDSLQYAADHSILYRPEDFEQVFLERDRIAPRYDCTIEVTRESTFGAAYRLVVKEKLNNVCCLNFASAKNPGGGFLSGAHAQEESLARASGLYRCLEPQRVMYQTNRSCGTCLYTDHMIYSPLVPVFRNDRDELLDDYYTVSVITAPAVNAGAVKDNEPQNIGRIKQVMLSRIEKLLSVTIAHQQTTLILGAWGCGVFRNNTEDVAAWFASFLQADDRFRHAFSKVVFAVYDNTEKQETINTFKKNITSYAIR from the coding sequence ATGAAAAAACAGGAAAGGGCTGGAATAGCCTGGGAAACAGTGGATATCCTCAACAATGGTTCCTATACTAACCCCGGAGGAAAAGAAGTAGTGATAAAAGACTCACTGCAATATGCCGCAGACCACTCCATACTATACAGGCCGGAAGACTTTGAGCAGGTGTTCCTGGAGCGGGACAGGATAGCTCCTCGTTATGATTGTACCATAGAGGTGACCCGTGAAAGTACCTTTGGTGCTGCTTACAGACTGGTGGTAAAAGAAAAACTGAACAATGTATGTTGCCTGAACTTCGCTTCTGCCAAAAATCCTGGTGGGGGATTTCTGAGCGGTGCACATGCGCAGGAAGAATCGTTGGCAAGAGCCAGTGGCCTGTATCGCTGTCTGGAGCCACAACGTGTAATGTACCAGACCAACCGGAGCTGTGGCACCTGCCTCTATACAGACCATATGATATACTCTCCGCTGGTACCCGTTTTCCGTAACGACAGGGATGAACTGCTGGACGATTATTATACCGTTTCTGTTATCACTGCCCCCGCCGTTAATGCCGGAGCCGTAAAGGATAATGAACCGCAGAATATCGGCAGGATTAAGCAGGTGATGTTGTCCAGGATAGAAAAGTTGTTGTCTGTGACCATAGCGCATCAACAGACGACACTCATACTCGGTGCCTGGGGATGTGGTGTTTTCCGTAACAACACAGAAGACGTGGCAGCCTGGTTTGCTTCCTTCCTGCAGGCAGATGACAGATTCCGTCACGCATTTTCAAAAGTGGTTTTTGCTGTGTATGATAACACTGAAAAACAGGAAACCATTAATACATTCAAAAAGAATATAACGTCCTATGCTATACGATAA
- a CDS encoding type 1 glutamine amidotransferase domain-containing protein → MRVLIVLTSHDTLGNTGHKTGFWIEEFAAPYYALADAGAEVTIASPKGGQPPIDPKSELPDFQTPATKRFNDDETLKHKLAHTAKLNEVVADDYDAVFYPGGHGPLWDLADDPNSIALIEEFYRQNKPVAFVCHAPGVLKKVKAPNGTSIVKGKEVTGFSNTEEEAVQLTKVVPFLVEDVLKQNGGIYSKEKDWHPYAIRDGLLITGQNPASSEEVARILIEILS, encoded by the coding sequence ATGAGAGTATTAATTGTGCTTACTTCCCATGACACGCTGGGCAATACCGGCCACAAGACCGGTTTCTGGATAGAAGAATTTGCGGCGCCTTATTACGCCCTGGCCGATGCGGGAGCGGAGGTTACCATTGCTTCTCCGAAGGGAGGCCAGCCTCCGATAGACCCCAAGAGCGAGCTGCCTGATTTCCAGACGCCCGCCACCAAACGATTCAATGACGATGAAACATTAAAGCATAAACTGGCACATACTGCCAAATTAAATGAAGTCGTGGCGGATGACTATGACGCTGTTTTTTACCCCGGCGGACATGGCCCGCTATGGGACCTCGCTGATGACCCGAACTCTATCGCATTGATAGAAGAATTTTACCGGCAAAACAAACCGGTAGCTTTTGTTTGCCATGCACCTGGCGTCTTAAAAAAAGTAAAGGCTCCCAATGGTACATCTATTGTGAAAGGCAAGGAAGTCACCGGTTTCAGCAACACAGAGGAAGAAGCGGTGCAACTCACGAAGGTAGTACCTTTTCTGGTTGAAGATGTTTTAAAACAGAACGGAGGCATTTACAGTAAAGAAAAAGACTGGCACCCGTATGCCATCAGAGATGGGTTGCTGATCACCGGACAGAACCCGGCTTCCTCTGAAGAAGTAGCAAGGATTCTCATTGAAATACTATCCTGA